The Salmo trutta chromosome 6, fSalTru1.1, whole genome shotgun sequence genome has a window encoding:
- the LOC115196454 gene encoding atypical chemokine receptor 3, producing the protein MSLSVNELTELMEMWAELNFTGDNMSSHHVETLLCPAEFSHTAVLYTLSVLYIFIFLVGLAANTLVVWVNLRSERNRFETHLYILNLAVADLCVVATLPVWVSSLLQRGHWPFGEAVCKITHLVFSVNLFGSIFFLTCMSVDRYLSVALFGDGRNSRRKKVVRRVICILVWLLALAASVPDTYFLQAVKSTHSDATVCRPVYPTDNPREWMVGIQLSFIVLGFAIPFPVIAVFYLLLAGAIGNANPPGSSVNSNQERSISRKIILTYIVVFLVCWLPYHGVLLVDTLSLLNVLPFSCRLEKFLYVSLHLTQCFSLIHCCINPVIYNFINRNYRYDLMKAFIFKYSTKTGLAKLIDASHVSETEYLAVAAVENNV; encoded by the exons ATGAGTCTGAGTGTGAACGAGCTGACGGAGCTGATGGAGATGTGGGCGGAGCTTAACTTCACAGGGGACAACATGTCATCCCACCACGTAGAGACTCTGCTGTGCCCGGCTGAGTTCAGCCACACGGCGGTGCTCTACACCCTCTCTGTCCTCTACATCTTCATCTTCCTGGTGGGCCTGGCCGCCAACACCCTGGTGGTGTGGGTCAACCTCCGCTCAGAGAGGAACCGCTTTGAGACCCACCTGTACATCCTCAACCTGGCTGTGGCTGACCTCTGTGTGGTGGCTACTCTCCCAGTCTGGGTCAGCTCGCTGCTACAGCGCGGCCACTGGCCCTTCGGCGAGGCCGTCTGTAagatcacccacctggtgttcaGCGTCAACCTCTTCGGGAGTATCTTCTTCCTCACCTGTATGAGCGTGGACCGCTACCTGTCCGTGGCGCTATTCGGAGACGGAAGGAACAGCCGCAGGAAGAAGGTGGTGCGGAGGGTGATCTGTATCCTGGTTTGGCTGCTGGCTCTGGCCGCCTCCGTCCCAGACACTTACTTTCTCCAGGCGGTTAAGTCCACACACTCTGACGCCACCGTGTGCCGGCCCGTCTACCCCACTGACAACCCCCGAGAGTGGATGGTGGGCATCCAGCTTAGCTTCATCGTCCTGGGCTTCGCCATCCCGTTCCCGGTCATCGCCGTCTTCTACCTGTTATTAGCAGGCGCCATCGGCAACGCCAACCCGCCCGGCTCCAGCGTCAACTCAAACCAGGAGCGAAGCATCAG cCGGAAGATCATCCTGACCTACATTGTGGTGTTCCTGGTCTGCTGGCTGCCCTACCACGGAGTCCTATTGGTCGACACTTTATCTCTCCTCAACGTCCTGCCCTTCAGCTGCAGGCTGGAGAAGTTCCTTTATGTGTCCCTCCACCTGACCCAGTGCTTCAGCCTCATCCACTGCTGCATCAACCCCGTCATCTATAACTTCATCAACAGGAACTACCGTTACGACCTCATGAAGGCCTTCATCTTCAAGTATTCCACCAAGACGGGCCTGGCCAAGCTCATTGACGCATCACATGTGTCCGAGACGGAGTACTTGGCCGTGGCGGCGGTGGAGAATAACGTGTGA